Proteins from a genomic interval of Polaribacter sp. Q13:
- a CDS encoding leucine-rich repeat domain-containing protein — MIQFKKVATFLPLALIMLFMSCTENETSMDTPPSDTNVPEDNFIIQFKDNNLKKSIKEALTITKEDISYSDIKAIDSLDLVVCNDFDNDGDVTTLSGIENFTNLIHLKITNTCDIKLSVKDLTPLETLSKLESLELNYSSIDDLTPLIGLANLTTLKILRSEVADLSIIKGLKQLIDLDLEESLIEDFSDIKDLTNLTSLNLTSNDLKNNFDFLNTLTNLKKLNLTNCNISAINAVSSLKSVEEITLRLNDISDIKSFCNLEASFNGLINFSGNRMLDDADIDNLKSCLPKANILF; from the coding sequence ATGATTCAATTTAAAAAAGTAGCAACCTTTTTACCACTAGCACTTATAATGCTATTTATGTCTTGTACAGAAAATGAGACAAGCATGGACACTCCTCCAAGTGATACTAATGTTCCTGAAGATAATTTTATTATCCAATTTAAAGATAATAACTTAAAAAAAAGTATTAAAGAAGCTTTAACAATAACAAAGGAAGATATATCTTACAGTGATATAAAAGCTATAGATTCTTTAGATTTAGTAGTATGTAATGATTTTGATAACGATGGAGACGTAACAACTTTATCTGGTATAGAAAATTTCACAAATCTTATTCATTTAAAGATCACAAACACCTGCGATATTAAACTTAGTGTTAAAGATTTAACACCGTTAGAGACTCTTTCTAAATTAGAATCTCTTGAATTAAATTATTCTAGTATTGATGATTTAACACCGTTAATTGGACTTGCTAATTTAACAACATTAAAAATACTACGTTCTGAAGTAGCCGATCTTTCTATAATTAAAGGCTTAAAACAACTTATCGATTTAGATTTAGAAGAAAGCTTAATCGAAGATTTCTCAGACATTAAAGACTTAACTAATTTAACCTCATTAAACTTAACATCTAATGATTTAAAAAATAATTTTGATTTTTTAAATACGTTAACTAATCTTAAAAAATTAAATTTAACTAATTGCAATATAAGCGCTATAAATGCTGTTTCTAGCTTAAAATCAGTAGAAGAAATTACTCTAAGGTTAAATGATATAAGTGATATAAAATCTTTCTGTAACCTAGAAGCGTCTTTTAATGGACTAATTAATTTTAGTGGAAATAGAATGTTAGACGATGCTGATATTGATAACCTAAAAAGTTGTTTACCAAAAGCTAACATCTTATTCTAG
- a CDS encoding 3-ketoacyl-ACP reductase: MENLKNKKAIITGGGRGLGKATAIAFAKEGIEVAITGRNETVLKETVSELKAFGVNAIYEVFDVGVYEEVKTGIKNIIDALGTVDILVNNAGIAAFGSLNDMEVSKWTQIIQTNVMGMYHVTKEVLPYLIDKNEGDIFNVASTAGLSGNATTSAYSASKFAVIGMSESLMKEVRKNNIRVCTLTPSTIASDMSIELGIANKDSEDSVLQPEDFAELIVAGLKLPRRAMLKGASLWSTNP; the protein is encoded by the coding sequence ATGGAAAATTTAAAAAACAAAAAAGCCATTATAACAGGTGGTGGAAGAGGATTAGGAAAAGCAACCGCAATAGCCTTTGCAAAAGAAGGAATAGAGGTAGCAATAACAGGTAGAAATGAAACCGTTTTAAAAGAAACTGTTTCTGAACTAAAAGCATTTGGCGTAAATGCTATTTATGAAGTATTTGATGTTGGTGTTTACGAAGAAGTTAAAACAGGAATCAAAAACATTATAGATGCTTTAGGTACTGTAGATATTTTAGTAAACAATGCTGGAATTGCTGCTTTTGGTTCTTTAAACGACATGGAAGTTAGCAAATGGACTCAAATTATACAAACCAATGTTATGGGAATGTATCATGTAACAAAAGAAGTTTTACCTTATTTAATTGATAAAAATGAAGGTGATATTTTTAATGTAGCGTCTACTGCAGGACTATCTGGAAACGCAACTACATCTGCATATTCTGCCTCTAAATTTGCAGTTATAGGTATGTCGGAATCTTTAATGAAAGAAGTTCGTAAAAACAACATTAGAGTTTGTACACTAACACCAAGTACAATTGCTTCTGATATGTCTATAGAACTAGGTATTGCAAACAAAGATTCTGAAGACTCTGTTTTACAGCCAGAAGATTTTGCTGAGTTAATTGTAGCTGGATTAAAATTACCAAGAAGAGCCATGCTTAAAGGTGCTTCTTTATGGTCTACAAATCCATAA
- a CDS encoding OmpA family protein: MKKISFLLLTAIVVSSCVSKKEFVTLQTEHDKTKTELVNVKANLQKCLIENEKESTKAFSLSEQVKTLKEDKKGALKQVENLTVLTQSSSDNIKNVISQLSEKDKYINGVRKAMTQKDSLNLAIKYHLTKNLTNGIQDKDIEVNVEKTVVFISISDKLLFKSGSYNVNTSAYSVLEKIAKVINDQPEMEVMIEGHTDTTPIKRNLIQDNWDLSVLRATSITRVLQYKFGVVPARLIAAGRSQYIPLVPNNSSANKAKNRRTKIIIMPKLNQFFDLLEQDSDK; encoded by the coding sequence ATGAAAAAAATATCATTCTTATTATTAACTGCTATCGTAGTGAGTTCTTGTGTTTCTAAAAAAGAATTTGTTACGCTACAAACAGAACATGACAAAACTAAAACAGAATTAGTAAATGTAAAAGCTAATTTACAAAAGTGTTTAATTGAAAACGAAAAAGAATCTACTAAGGCATTCTCGTTATCAGAACAAGTAAAAACGCTAAAAGAAGATAAAAAAGGAGCTTTAAAACAAGTAGAAAACTTAACTGTTTTAACGCAATCTTCTTCTGATAATATTAAAAATGTTATTTCACAGTTAAGTGAAAAAGACAAATACATTAATGGTGTTAGAAAAGCAATGACTCAAAAAGATTCATTAAATCTTGCTATTAAGTATCATTTAACTAAAAACTTAACAAACGGAATTCAAGATAAAGACATCGAAGTAAACGTAGAAAAAACAGTAGTATTTATTTCTATTTCGGATAAACTATTGTTTAAAAGCGGAAGTTATAATGTAAATACTAGCGCATACTCTGTTTTAGAAAAAATTGCAAAAGTAATTAATGACCAACCAGAAATGGAAGTTATGATTGAAGGTCATACAGATACTACACCAATAAAAAGAAATTTAATTCAAGATAACTGGGATTTATCTGTGTTAAGAGCAACTTCTATAACAAGAGTTTTACAATATAAATTTGGAGTAGTTCCAGCTAGATTAATTGCTGCAGGTAGAAGCCAATACATACCATTAGTGCCTAACAACTCTAGTGCTAATAAAGCGAAAAACAGAAGAACAAAAATTATTATTATGCCTAAATTAAATCAATTCTTTGATTTATTAGAGCAAGATTCTGATAAATAA
- a CDS encoding FAD:protein FMN transferase, whose product MLFIMVFFSCSKEDKTKDFTLKGYVFGTSYKITYLNGAKNYQKSIDSLFFLMNKSLSTYISSSDISRINRGDSTVVVDDLFLEVFMKSKRIYKETDGYFDPTVGNLVNAWGFGPKKEKINLTKDQVKEEMQYVGLDKVTIVDGKVKKQDAHIYLDFNSIAKGFGIDEVARFFNSKNISNYLIEIGGEIRAKGIKKENHPWVIKLVNPIKKDSIKGYRNINLSNKSMATSGNYRKFRVTKDGQKYVHTVNPKTGYAIESNLLSASVIASLDCADTDAYATSFMAMGLNKAKEFLNNHKNIDAILLYMDKNGVLKEYKTNAYW is encoded by the coding sequence ATGCTGTTTATAATGGTTTTTTTTTCTTGTTCTAAAGAAGATAAGACTAAAGACTTTACATTAAAGGGATATGTTTTTGGAACATCCTATAAAATAACGTATTTAAATGGTGCTAAGAACTATCAAAAATCTATTGATAGTTTGTTTTTTTTAATGAACAAATCCTTATCAACTTATATCTCTAGCTCAGATATTTCTAGAATTAATAGAGGAGATTCTACGGTTGTTGTGGACGATTTATTTTTAGAAGTTTTTATGAAATCTAAAAGAATTTATAAAGAAACCGATGGTTATTTTGATCCAACTGTTGGAAATCTTGTAAATGCTTGGGGTTTTGGTCCTAAAAAAGAAAAAATAAATTTAACTAAAGATCAGGTAAAAGAAGAAATGCAATATGTTGGTTTAGATAAAGTAACTATTGTTGATGGTAAGGTTAAAAAACAAGATGCTCATATTTATTTAGATTTTAATTCTATAGCCAAAGGATTTGGAATTGATGAGGTAGCTCGTTTTTTTAATAGTAAAAATATTTCTAATTATTTAATAGAAATCGGTGGCGAAATACGTGCTAAAGGCATAAAAAAAGAAAACCACCCTTGGGTTATAAAGTTAGTCAATCCTATTAAAAAAGATAGTATAAAAGGGTATAGAAATATAAACTTATCTAATAAATCGATGGCTACTTCTGGTAATTATAGAAAATTTAGAGTTACCAAAGATGGACAAAAATATGTGCATACAGTAAATCCTAAAACAGGTTATGCAATAGAAAGTAATTTGTTAAGTGCGTCCGTAATAGCTAGTTTAGATTGTGCTGATACAGATGCTTATGCTACCTCTTTTATGGCAATGGGGCTTAATAAGGCAAAAGAATTTTTAAACAACCATAAAAATATAGATGCTATTTTATTGTATATGGATAAGAATGGTGTTTTAAAGGAATATAAGACAAATGCTTACTGGTAG
- a CDS encoding class I SAM-dependent methyltransferase → MSIFKSILNTIPRPWLIKASYLVRPIIAFSLKGDKFTDPIDGKSFRKFLPYGYGKQRENALSPSTLSLERHRLMWLFLRDETDFFTSTKKLKTLHIAPEQCFLDIFRKQKNLTYTTSDLESPIADVKADICDLPFDDNSFDVVFCNHVLEHITDDTKAMQELFRVMKKGGFGIFQIPQDLSREKTFEDDSITDKKKRAEIFGQYDHVRVYGRDYFNKLRSIGFKVEEIDYTKKIAPEKLERFCLMKGEILPVCYKD, encoded by the coding sequence GTGTCTATTTTTAAATCCATTCTAAATACCATCCCAAGACCTTGGTTAATAAAAGCTAGTTATCTAGTAAGGCCAATTATTGCTTTTTCTTTAAAGGGCGATAAATTTACGGATCCTATAGATGGTAAGAGTTTTCGTAAGTTTTTACCTTACGGATACGGTAAGCAACGAGAAAACGCACTTTCTCCTTCTACCCTATCTTTAGAAAGACATCGATTAATGTGGTTATTTTTAAGAGATGAGACAGACTTTTTTACATCAACCAAAAAACTAAAAACCTTACACATTGCGCCAGAACAATGTTTTTTAGATATTTTTAGAAAACAAAAAAACTTAACTTATACCACTTCAGATTTAGAATCTCCAATTGCAGATGTTAAAGCAGATATTTGCGACTTACCTTTTGATGACAACTCGTTTGATGTTGTTTTCTGTAATCATGTCTTAGAACACATTACAGACGACACCAAGGCAATGCAAGAACTTTTTAGAGTAATGAAAAAAGGTGGATTTGGTATATTTCAGATTCCGCAAGATTTATCAAGAGAAAAAACGTTTGAAGATGATTCTATCACAGACAAAAAAAAGCGTGCTGAGATTTTTGGACAATATGATCATGTAAGAGTGTACGGTAGAGATTATTTTAACAAGTTACGTTCTATAGGTTTTAAAGTTGAGGAAATTGATTACACAAAAAAAATCGCTCCAGAAAAACTAGAACGATTTTGTTTAATGAAAGGAGAAATTCTCCCCGTATGCTATAAAGATTAA
- a CDS encoding GxxExxY protein — protein MKSELLHKQESYNIIGSCMEVHKELGKGFSEIIYGDALEIEFKRRGILYQREVKFQILYKGEKLSHYYFADFVIDNKIILEIKAIECLTNSHIKQTLNYLAASKIKLGLLVNFGEDSLTYKRVIL, from the coding sequence TTGAAATCTGAACTTCTACATAAACAGGAATCATATAACATTATTGGTTCCTGCATGGAAGTTCATAAAGAATTAGGAAAAGGTTTTAGTGAAATTATTTATGGTGATGCTTTAGAAATTGAATTTAAAAGACGTGGAATTTTATATCAAAGGGAAGTAAAATTTCAAATATTATATAAAGGAGAAAAATTGTCTCATTATTATTTTGCTGATTTTGTTATCGATAATAAAATAATACTTGAAATTAAAGCAATTGAATGTTTAACAAACAGCCATATAAAACAAACTCTTAATTATTTAGCTGCATCAAAAATAAAACTAGGCTTATTAGTTAATTTTGGTGAAGATAGTTTAACCTACAAAAGAGTAATTTTATAA